The Micromonospora krabiensis genome window below encodes:
- a CDS encoding FUSC family protein has translation MQRVGLGETLTDIDSARIAEAMEELRHRGKATFHDRLHRVRMAGGLAVQAGLAAALSYLVSHRLLGNPQPVFAPISAVGTLAASVGQRFRRTVELIVGVAIGVAIGDGIIYVLDTGAWQLGLVVTVAILSTIFAGASVAIVIQAAATAVLIVTLSPSTQNLEIPRFVDAFVGGGVALLVTAILLPLNPRRVINRAARPALDLLASQLDLAADGLRRRDRTATQRALDRLRNNKQELATLGEAIEGAKETAILSPARWHRRDELTHYAEAADPIDRAMRNSGTLIRRSVTLIEDEEPVPDPMPDAIEHLAESVRLMKHEFAVGEEPQKARERSLRAVSEAGRAYAQGVGFSGSVVIAQVRTTASDLLVATGIEQEEANRLVRNSFGDQEGPQGTGPEPDGGGPKAPVAPPIG, from the coding sequence ATGCAGCGGGTCGGCCTGGGCGAGACGCTGACCGACATCGACAGCGCCCGGATCGCGGAGGCGATGGAGGAGCTTCGCCACCGGGGCAAGGCGACCTTCCACGACCGGCTGCACCGGGTGCGGATGGCGGGCGGCCTGGCGGTGCAGGCCGGCCTCGCGGCCGCGCTCTCCTATCTGGTGTCGCACCGGCTGCTCGGGAACCCGCAGCCGGTGTTCGCGCCGATCTCGGCGGTCGGCACCCTGGCGGCCTCGGTCGGCCAGCGGTTCCGCCGCACCGTGGAGCTGATCGTCGGGGTGGCGATCGGGGTGGCGATCGGCGACGGGATCATCTACGTGCTGGACACCGGGGCCTGGCAACTGGGCCTGGTGGTGACGGTGGCCATCCTGTCGACGATCTTCGCCGGGGCGAGCGTCGCGATCGTCATCCAGGCGGCGGCCACGGCGGTGCTGATCGTGACCCTGAGCCCGTCCACGCAGAACCTGGAGATACCGCGGTTCGTCGACGCCTTCGTCGGCGGTGGGGTCGCGCTCCTGGTGACCGCGATCCTGCTGCCACTGAACCCGCGACGGGTGATCAACCGGGCCGCCCGGCCGGCGCTCGACCTGCTCGCCTCCCAGCTCGACCTGGCCGCCGACGGGCTGCGCCGACGGGACCGCACCGCCACCCAGCGGGCCCTCGACCGGCTCCGCAACAACAAGCAGGAGCTGGCCACCCTCGGTGAGGCGATCGAGGGGGCCAAGGAGACCGCGATTCTCTCGCCGGCCCGCTGGCACCGCCGCGACGAGCTGACCCACTACGCGGAGGCGGCCGATCCGATCGACCGGGCGATGCGGAACAGCGGCACCCTCATCCGCCGGTCGGTCACCCTCATCGAGGACGAGGAGCCGGTCCCGGATCCGATGCCGGACGCGATCGAGCACCTGGCCGAGTCGGTCCGCCTGATGAAGCACGAGTTCGCCGTCGGCGAGGAGCCGCAGAAGGCCCGCGAGCGGTCACTCCGCGCGGTCAGCGAGGCCGGCCGGGCGTACGCCCAGGGGGTCGGCTTCTCCGGCAGTGTGGTGATCGCCCAGGTGCGTACGACGGCGAGCGATCTCCTGGTCGCGACCGGTATCGAGCAGGAGGAGGCCAACCGGCTCGTCCGGAACTCCTTCGGCGACCAGGAGGGGCCGCAGGGCACCGGGCCCGAACCGGACGGGGGCGGGCCGAAGGCGCCGGTCGCCCCGCCCATCGGCTGA
- a CDS encoding HD domain-containing protein, translated as MTDLLDRWRAAARAAGATDVAGLTDAGQQMLDRWREPHRHYHTVEHLTSVLDVVDAYAGSAGRPDLVRLAAWCHDAVYDPRAAGDANERDSADLAGLLLTGLGVPADAVAEVRRLVLLTAGHAVAPGDVDGALLCDADLAVLAAPPPVYDRYAAAVRREYSHVPEPDFRAGRARVLVGLLALPALFRLPPLARRWETAARANLTRELTTLTPTP; from the coding sequence GTGACCGACCTCCTCGACCGGTGGCGGGCGGCGGCCCGGGCGGCCGGCGCCACCGACGTGGCCGGGCTGACCGACGCCGGGCAGCAGATGCTGGACCGGTGGCGGGAGCCGCACCGGCACTACCACACGGTCGAGCATCTGACCTCCGTGCTCGACGTCGTCGACGCGTACGCCGGGTCGGCCGGTCGCCCGGACCTCGTCCGGCTGGCCGCCTGGTGCCACGACGCCGTCTACGACCCGCGGGCGGCCGGCGACGCCAACGAGCGGGACAGCGCCGACCTGGCGGGGCTGCTGCTCACCGGGCTCGGGGTGCCGGCCGACGCGGTGGCCGAGGTCCGCCGGCTGGTGCTGCTCACCGCCGGGCACGCCGTCGCGCCGGGCGACGTCGACGGCGCGCTGCTCTGCGACGCCGACCTCGCCGTGCTGGCCGCGCCGCCACCGGTGTACGACCGCTACGCGGCCGCGGTGCGGCGGGAGTACTCGCACGTGCCGGAGCCGGACTTCCGCGCCGGCCGGGCACGGGTGCTCGTCGGGCTGCTCGCCCTGCCCGCCCTGTTCCGCCTTCCGCCGCTGGCCCGCCGGTGGGAGACCGCCGCCCGCGCCAACCTGACCAGAGAGCTCACCACCCTGACCCCCACCCCATAA